The sequence below is a genomic window from Candidatus Omnitrophota bacterium.
ACCCTGGTAATTTCACTGTCCGGATACATTATTATATTATCATGCAGCTCGGAAGGCATTTCATCTTCCGGCGAAATATCTCTGTACGCTAACGCCTGCGCCTCTACCCAAATGGTGCCTTTGGGCGGAATAAAGATTTGGTCGGAAATGCCGCTATTGATCTTAACCGAGTTCACCACAAGCGTCTGCAGCAGCTCGCCATCCTTTTTAGTTTCAACTTTAAAAGGTAGATCCCACTTCTTTTTAACCTTTCTTATATCTGTAAAAATTTCAGATGTCACACTGCCTTCACTGTCCCTGTATTCCACTTTCAAAACCACAAGACGCCGTTGATCAACCCATATTTTAGTGTAAACTTCTTCATCCCCCGGTATATCCACAAGATATGCGGGGTTACCGTCTATCACATCCTCACCGAGAAGTTTTGCCTCTGGCGTTAAATCACTCTGCCACTTCATCAGGTCAACTATATCAACCGCATAAACCTCTTCCTCAAATGAAGGTATCCACCGGAATACCGCGGGATCAAATACCCATTTGTTTTCACCGTCGTCAATTGCCATTTTTGTCAATTTATAAGGTTTTTTCTTGCCGCCTGAATATTCTTGAAATTCCATCGCGACGACTTCTTTTGTCTTTTTGCCTTTGCTTATAAATTTTATCCGGCTTTTGACCTTCAGCCCGTTAGGCATAATTTCCTGTGATGTAAGATCCATCACTATATCTTTCACTTCATTCTCAAAAGCGATGTTTTGCTCCTCCATCAGTATAATAAGGGTGTCAAGCGTCATTTCCGAAGAAAAAACCGGGCGCGCAAAAATAAAACTTATCAATACCGCCATCAAGACAACATACC
It includes:
- a CDS encoding outer membrane lipoprotein-sorting protein, encoding MMRRNKGYVVLMAVLISFIFARPVFSSEMTLDTLIILMEEQNIAFENEVKDIVMDLTSQEIMPNGLKVKSRIKFISKGKKTKEVVAMEFQEYSGGKKKPYKLTKMAIDDGENKWVFDPAVFRWIPSFEEEVYAVDIVDLMKWQSDLTPEAKLLGEDVIDGNPAYLVDIPGDEEVYTKIWVDQRRLVVLKVEYRDSEGSVTSEIFTDIRKVKKKWDLPFKVETKKDGELLQTLVVNSVKINSGISDQIFIPPKGTIWVEAQALAYRDISPEDEMPSELHDNIIMYPDSEITRVIDARSQGAALIVKFRANVKYKKLYKFFEKSLESNGWRINDSFVAKYRKSGVLSWISAEKDGIAVEITIAGADKKRDFVQGVITYYNARQENAK